A single region of the Kocuria rosea genome encodes:
- a CDS encoding amidohydrolase family protein, whose product MIDAHLHVVDPRFPLVPNQGYLPPTFTVGDYRRRVRELGVAGGAVVSGSFQGHAQEWLRSALAELGPGFVGVTQLPPAVPDEQVRELHGAGVRAVRFTLRRGADADPAGIERLARRVHDLAGWHAEFYADAAALEHLAPVLRRLPRAGVDHLGMSAAGLPRLLELVERGVKVKATGFGRVDLDVPDALRRIHAVDPTALLFGTDLPSTRAERPFRDADVALVAETLGAGAAAAVLHDNAAAWYGLPRAAAESGYSGHTCRSGPSRT is encoded by the coding sequence ATGATCGACGCCCACCTGCACGTGGTCGACCCGCGGTTCCCGCTGGTACCCAACCAGGGGTACCTGCCGCCGACCTTCACGGTCGGGGACTACCGGCGCAGGGTCCGGGAACTGGGCGTGGCGGGCGGGGCCGTGGTCAGCGGCTCCTTCCAGGGCCACGCCCAGGAGTGGCTGCGCTCGGCGCTGGCGGAGCTCGGCCCCGGATTCGTCGGCGTGACCCAGCTGCCGCCCGCCGTCCCGGACGAGCAGGTGCGCGAGCTCCACGGGGCCGGGGTGCGGGCGGTGCGCTTCACCCTCCGCCGCGGCGCCGACGCGGACCCTGCCGGCATCGAGCGGCTCGCCCGGCGGGTGCACGACCTCGCCGGGTGGCACGCCGAGTTCTACGCGGACGCCGCCGCGCTGGAGCACCTCGCCCCCGTGCTGCGGCGCCTGCCGCGGGCCGGCGTCGACCACCTCGGCATGAGCGCGGCGGGGCTGCCGCGGCTGCTCGAGCTCGTCGAGCGGGGCGTGAAGGTCAAGGCCACGGGGTTCGGGCGCGTCGACCTCGACGTGCCGGACGCGCTGCGCCGGATCCACGCCGTGGACCCGACCGCCCTGCTCTTCGGCACCGATCTGCCGAGCACCCGGGCGGAGCGCCCGTTCCGGGACGCGGACGTCGCGCTGGTCGCCGAGACCCTGGGCGCCGGCGCCGCGGCGGCCGTGCTGCACGACAACGCCGCGGCCTGGTACGGGCTGCCGCGCGCGGCGGCGGAGAGCGGCTACTCCGGCCACACCTGCCGGTCCGGGCCCTCCAGGACGTAG
- a CDS encoding VOC family protein — MRITHTSVFVDDQQQALLFYTGKLGFMVKHDVPAGGARWLTLVSPQAPEGVELVLEPSEHPAVGPFKAALVADGIPFTSFGVKDVRAEYERLRERGVHFVQEPTVSGPYTTAVLDDTCGNLIRIASPHPG, encoded by the coding sequence ATGCGCATCACCCACACCAGCGTCTTCGTCGACGACCAGCAGCAGGCGCTGCTGTTCTACACCGGCAAGCTCGGCTTCATGGTCAAGCACGACGTCCCCGCCGGCGGCGCCCGCTGGCTCACCCTGGTCTCGCCCCAGGCGCCCGAGGGCGTCGAGCTGGTGCTCGAGCCCTCCGAGCACCCCGCCGTGGGGCCGTTCAAGGCCGCGCTCGTGGCCGACGGCATCCCGTTCACGAGCTTCGGGGTCAAGGACGTGCGGGCGGAGTACGAGCGGCTGCGCGAGCGCGGGGTGCACTTCGTCCAGGAGCCCACGGTCTCGGGCCCGTACACCACCGCGGTGCTCGACGACACCTGCGGCAACCTCATCCGGATCGCGAGCCCCCACCCCGGGTGA
- the serB gene encoding phosphoserine phosphatase SerB has protein sequence MTTDLAVIAFAQNPDPEARERILTLVQDAGAEVERFSTVRVTGPGSAGPDSEVPGYNAFTALVHGSDATALLAALRPDPLTQMLPGVDVNVVPTTLFDPGRKKLLIMDVDSTLIQQEVVDMLAAHAGREAEVAAVTRAAMLGELDFAESLLARVETLAGLPASVLDEVLAAVRLSPGADVLVKAFLREGHAVAAVSGGFLGVLTPLAEQLRLTRHAANTLEVVDGTLTGRVLGEVVDRTVKERCLRTWAEELDVAPEDVIAVGDGANDLDMLTAAGLGVAYNAKPALRAAADAQVNLPNLDAVRFFADL, from the coding sequence ATGACCACCGACCTCGCCGTCATCGCGTTTGCCCAGAATCCGGACCCTGAGGCCCGTGAGCGCATCCTCACCCTCGTGCAGGACGCCGGCGCCGAGGTCGAGCGCTTCTCCACGGTGCGGGTCACCGGCCCCGGTTCGGCCGGGCCGGACTCGGAGGTCCCCGGCTACAACGCCTTCACCGCGCTCGTGCACGGCTCCGACGCGACCGCCCTGCTCGCCGCCCTGCGCCCCGACCCGCTGACCCAGATGCTGCCGGGCGTGGACGTCAACGTGGTGCCGACCACCCTCTTCGACCCCGGGCGCAAGAAGCTGCTCATCATGGACGTCGACTCCACGCTCATCCAGCAGGAGGTGGTGGACATGCTCGCCGCCCACGCGGGGCGCGAGGCCGAGGTCGCCGCCGTGACCCGGGCGGCCATGCTCGGGGAGCTGGACTTCGCCGAGTCCCTGCTCGCGCGCGTCGAGACCCTCGCCGGGCTGCCCGCGTCCGTGCTCGACGAGGTCCTGGCCGCGGTCCGGCTCTCCCCCGGCGCGGACGTGCTCGTCAAGGCCTTCCTGCGGGAGGGGCACGCCGTGGCGGCGGTCTCCGGCGGCTTCCTGGGCGTCCTCACCCCGCTCGCCGAGCAGCTGCGGCTCACCCGGCACGCGGCCAACACCCTCGAGGTCGTCGACGGCACGCTCACCGGCAGGGTGCTCGGCGAGGTCGTGGACCGCACCGTCAAGGAGCGGTGCCTGCGGACCTGGGCCGAGGAGCTCGACGTCGCCCCCGAGGACGTCATCGCCGTGGGCGACGGCGCCAACGACCTCGACATGCTCACGGCCGCCGGGCTCGGCGTGGCCTACAACGCCAAGCCCGCCCTGCGCGCGGCCGCCGACGCCCAGGTCAACCTGCCGAACCTCGACGCGGTCCGGTTCTTCGCCGACCTCTGA
- a CDS encoding VOC family protein has protein sequence MPMLLNPYFSFRDTAEEAMTFYRSVFGGELSVSRFSEYGASDDPAEQDKVMHSMLTTGTGMVLMAADTPNSMDLTVGDNVSVSVSGDDESVMRGWWEALGAGGTVTMPLEEAPWGGLFGMCTDRFGIHWMFSVGDAGS, from the coding sequence ATGCCCATGCTGCTCAATCCCTACTTCTCGTTCCGGGACACGGCCGAGGAGGCGATGACCTTCTACCGCTCCGTGTTCGGCGGGGAGCTGTCGGTCAGCCGGTTCAGCGAGTACGGCGCCAGCGACGACCCGGCGGAGCAGGACAAGGTGATGCACTCGATGCTCACCACCGGGACCGGCATGGTCCTGATGGCCGCCGACACCCCGAACAGCATGGACCTGACCGTCGGCGACAACGTCTCGGTCTCCGTGAGCGGGGACGACGAGTCCGTGATGCGCGGCTGGTGGGAGGCACTGGGCGCGGGCGGGACCGTCACGATGCCGCTCGAGGAGGCCCCCTGGGGCGGTCTGTTCGGGATGTGCACCGACCGGTTCGGCATCCACTGGATGTTCAGCGTCGGCGACGCCGGCTCCTGA
- a CDS encoding SLC13 family permease, translating to MGPEVLSIIILAAMFVVATVLPVNMGALAFVGAFVLGVFVLGMDTDQILEAFPGGLFLTIVGVTYLFAIAQKNGTVDLLVQAAVKLVGSRVALIPWIMFFITAVITAVGALSPAAVAIIAPIALSFAAKYKINPLMMGMMVIHGAQGGGFSPISVYGVTVNGIVAGAGLDVSPIAVFLSSLVFNLLIAVGLFVTLGGRGLVSTRAEDFVERASEARLSRSRVAAGHAGDRDVDFKGFGSGMYGPRDPAGSSEPPVRREGRDGLLPQAATILGLVVLAVVALGFGVDVGFVAITVAVVLALVSPKAQKGAVNKIDWSTVLLLGGMLTFVGVLQEAGTIEYVSNGVAGLGMPLLAALLICYIGAVVSAFASSTAILAALIPLAVPFLLAGEVGATGLICALAVASTIVDVSPFSTNGALVLANAPADVDRDVFYKKILVYATGVVVIGPLLVWAVMVAPGWL from the coding sequence ATGGGCCCAGAAGTGCTCTCCATCATCATCCTGGCCGCGATGTTCGTCGTGGCCACCGTCCTGCCCGTCAACATGGGGGCGCTGGCCTTCGTGGGCGCGTTCGTGCTGGGGGTGTTCGTCCTCGGGATGGACACCGACCAGATCCTCGAGGCGTTCCCCGGCGGGCTGTTCCTCACCATCGTGGGGGTGACCTATCTGTTCGCCATCGCCCAGAAGAACGGCACCGTGGACCTGCTCGTGCAGGCGGCGGTGAAACTGGTGGGCAGCCGGGTCGCGCTGATCCCGTGGATCATGTTCTTCATCACTGCCGTGATCACCGCCGTGGGCGCCCTGTCCCCGGCCGCCGTGGCGATCATCGCCCCGATCGCGCTGAGCTTCGCCGCCAAGTACAAGATCAATCCCCTGATGATGGGCATGATGGTCATCCACGGCGCCCAGGGCGGCGGCTTCTCGCCGATCTCCGTCTACGGAGTGACCGTCAACGGCATCGTCGCCGGGGCCGGCCTGGACGTCAGCCCCATCGCGGTGTTCCTCTCCAGCCTGGTCTTCAACCTGCTGATCGCCGTGGGCCTCTTCGTGACCCTCGGCGGGCGCGGCCTCGTCTCGACCCGTGCCGAGGACTTCGTGGAGCGGGCCTCCGAGGCCCGCCTGTCCCGCAGCCGGGTCGCCGCCGGGCACGCCGGGGACCGGGACGTGGACTTCAAGGGCTTCGGCTCGGGCATGTACGGTCCCCGTGACCCGGCCGGATCCTCCGAGCCCCCGGTCCGGCGCGAGGGCAGGGACGGACTGCTCCCGCAGGCCGCCACCATCCTGGGCCTGGTCGTGCTGGCCGTCGTCGCCCTGGGCTTCGGCGTGGACGTGGGCTTCGTGGCCATCACCGTCGCCGTCGTCCTGGCCCTGGTCTCCCCGAAGGCGCAGAAGGGCGCGGTCAACAAGATCGACTGGTCCACCGTGCTCCTGCTCGGCGGCATGCTCACCTTCGTCGGCGTGCTGCAGGAGGCGGGCACCATCGAGTACGTCTCCAACGGCGTGGCCGGCCTGGGGATGCCGCTGCTGGCGGCGCTGCTGATCTGCTACATCGGCGCCGTCGTCTCCGCCTTCGCCTCCTCGACCGCCATCCTCGCGGCGCTCATCCCCCTGGCCGTGCCCTTCCTGCTCGCGGGCGAGGTCGGGGCCACCGGGCTGATCTGCGCCCTGGCCGTGGCCTCGACCATCGTCGACGTCTCCCCGTTCTCCACCAACGGGGCGCTCGTGCTGGCCAACGCCCCCGCCGACGTGGACCGCGACGTCTTCTACAAGAAGATCCTCGTCTACGCCACCGGCGTCGTCGTCATCGGCCCGCTGCTGGTCTGGGCCGTGATGGTCGCCCCCGGCTGGCTGTAG
- a CDS encoding helix-turn-helix domain-containing protein has translation MASRVRPEPQDQCLSWPDEICGDPVAERARLFALNLRAAAGSRTLRELGALTGVDHTALSRILDGHVWPDGYTIARLEVRLGVSLWPPYEE, from the coding sequence ATGGCGAGCAGGGTGCGACCGGAACCACAGGACCAGTGTCTCTCCTGGCCGGACGAGATCTGCGGCGACCCGGTGGCGGAGCGGGCGAGGCTGTTCGCGCTGAATTTACGGGCGGCCGCGGGGTCCCGGACGCTGCGGGAGCTCGGGGCGCTCACCGGTGTCGACCACACGGCGCTGTCCCGGATCCTGGACGGGCACGTCTGGCCGGACGGGTACACCATCGCCCGCCTCGAGGTGCGGCTGGGGGTCAGCCTGTGGCCCCCCTACGAGGAGTGA
- a CDS encoding CaiB/BaiF CoA transferase family protein has translation MTDIQPATGTPPRTDPQEPSPSGGPLAGTLVVDLSRALAGPHAAMMLADLGARVVKIESPGTGDDTRGWGPPFVGPEDDPQATYFLSCNRNKESVALDLKSEDGGQVLRALVERADVLVENFRPGVLDRLGFSVEELHRLNPRLVVLSITGFGHDGPESRRSGYDQIVQGEAGLMSLTGSGPDDPQRVGVPIADLLAGMNGAYGVLAALYERERTGAGKVVRTSLLSSVVGVHAFQGTRATVAHEVPRAQGNHHPSIAPYGLFACRGGKVQISVGSEKLWRTFAGAFGIDPDRPEFATNADRVRNRPAVIAAVEEAFAAHGPEELLELLAGIGIPAGKVRTLDEVYAWEQVRSQGLVVGVDHEVLGPVELPGPAVRFFAPGDTDETTRRDHAAPPVLDQHGASVRDWLAGTATGAGPTGNTTDPKAEALR, from the coding sequence ATGACCGACATCCAGCCCGCCACCGGCACCCCGCCCCGCACCGACCCCCAGGAGCCCTCGCCGTCCGGCGGCCCCCTGGCCGGCACCCTCGTCGTGGACCTGTCCCGTGCCCTCGCCGGCCCGCACGCGGCCATGATGCTCGCCGACCTGGGCGCGCGGGTCGTCAAGATCGAGAGCCCCGGCACGGGTGACGACACCCGCGGGTGGGGCCCGCCCTTCGTGGGACCCGAGGACGACCCGCAGGCCACGTACTTCCTGTCCTGCAACCGCAACAAGGAGTCCGTGGCCCTGGACCTCAAGTCCGAGGACGGCGGGCAGGTGCTCCGGGCGCTCGTGGAGCGCGCCGACGTCCTGGTGGAGAACTTCCGGCCCGGGGTGCTGGACCGGCTCGGCTTCTCCGTCGAGGAGCTGCACCGCCTGAACCCCCGCCTGGTGGTGCTCTCCATCACCGGCTTCGGCCACGACGGACCGGAGTCCCGGCGCTCCGGCTACGACCAGATCGTCCAGGGCGAGGCCGGGCTCATGTCGCTCACCGGTTCCGGCCCGGACGACCCCCAGCGGGTGGGCGTGCCCATCGCCGACCTGCTGGCCGGGATGAACGGCGCCTACGGCGTGCTGGCCGCCCTCTACGAGCGCGAGCGCACCGGGGCCGGGAAGGTCGTGCGCACCTCCCTGCTGTCCTCGGTGGTCGGGGTGCACGCCTTCCAGGGCACCCGCGCCACCGTGGCCCACGAGGTGCCGCGGGCCCAGGGCAACCACCACCCCTCCATCGCGCCCTACGGCCTGTTCGCCTGCCGCGGCGGGAAGGTGCAGATCAGCGTGGGCAGCGAGAAGCTGTGGCGCACCTTCGCCGGGGCCTTCGGGATCGACCCCGACCGGCCGGAGTTCGCGACCAACGCCGACCGCGTCCGCAACCGCCCGGCCGTGATCGCCGCCGTCGAGGAGGCCTTCGCCGCGCACGGTCCCGAGGAGCTGCTGGAGCTGCTGGCCGGGATCGGCATCCCGGCCGGGAAGGTCCGGACCCTGGACGAGGTCTACGCCTGGGAACAGGTGCGCTCGCAGGGGCTGGTCGTGGGCGTCGACCACGAGGTCCTCGGTCCCGTCGAGCTGCCCGGACCCGCGGTGCGGTTCTTCGCCCCCGGCGACACGGACGAGACGACACGGCGGGACCACGCCGCCCCGCCCGTGCTCGACCAGCACGGTGCCTCCGTCCGCGACTGGCTCGCGGGCACCGCGACCGGGGCCGGCCCCACCGGGAACACCACCGACCCGAAGGCGGAAGCCCTCCGATGA
- a CDS encoding sensor histidine kinase, whose amino-acid sequence MTAPGAPRQRPGFLARMMLLHLAVVTLVVALCGGVYAWLTYERLGRDAEGQALSIARSVAADDDVRAGVADLLDAGPADLDPEVLSGGALQTAAEEVRDRTESLFVVITDDTGLRLSHPNPEQLGRPVSTDPTEALAGREVTSQERGTLGRSARAKVPVYAPGTDAAVVGAVSVGISRTDMLATLREDITPVAATAVGALGLGAAASAAIARRLKRLTLGLEPEEIATLAQDQEAVLRGVDEGVIGISPEHRITVVNAEAGRLLGVAEPARLVGTPLAEAGLPASFAALLAAATPASPAVEQVVGRHVLILSARAVRPDRPGLPPLGWVVLIRDRTELQSLTRQLDAVGALSTALRAQRHEFANRLHTIAGLLAIGDAEEARRYVAEVTETGPLSYPAEGAQLLRDPYLQAFLGAKSVEAAERGVSLRIGADTLVRGRITDPQDVTTVIGSLVDNAVRAAVQGAAGDRWVEVELLDDWTGGEGTLHLVVADSGDGLPVADPEPIFAQGWSTAVPAGGSGDEGAAPFAVLPDVHGQGFGLSLSRELARRRGGEVWVADPGRPGGPGAVFCARLPGTVVRDPGPGADVGGERSAGRSGGAG is encoded by the coding sequence GTGACGGCACCCGGTGCGCCCCGGCAGCGCCCCGGCTTCCTGGCCCGGATGATGCTGCTGCACCTCGCCGTGGTGACCCTCGTCGTCGCCCTGTGCGGGGGCGTCTACGCCTGGCTGACCTACGAGCGGCTGGGCCGCGACGCCGAGGGCCAGGCGCTGTCCATCGCCCGGTCGGTCGCCGCCGACGACGACGTCCGCGCGGGCGTGGCGGACCTGCTCGACGCCGGTCCCGCGGACCTCGACCCGGAGGTGCTGTCCGGGGGCGCCCTGCAGACCGCCGCGGAGGAGGTCCGCGACCGCACGGAGTCCCTCTTCGTGGTGATCACCGACGACACCGGGCTGCGGCTCTCCCACCCCAATCCCGAGCAGCTGGGCCGGCCCGTCAGCACGGACCCCACCGAGGCCCTGGCCGGGCGGGAGGTCACGAGCCAGGAGCGCGGCACCCTGGGGCGCTCCGCCCGGGCCAAGGTCCCGGTGTACGCCCCGGGTACGGACGCCGCCGTGGTGGGCGCCGTCAGCGTGGGGATCTCCCGCACGGACATGCTCGCCACCCTGCGGGAGGACATCACCCCCGTGGCCGCCACCGCCGTGGGCGCCCTCGGCCTCGGCGCGGCCGCCTCCGCGGCGATCGCGCGCCGGCTCAAGCGCCTCACCCTCGGCCTGGAGCCCGAGGAGATCGCCACGCTCGCCCAGGACCAGGAGGCGGTGCTGCGCGGGGTCGACGAAGGCGTCATCGGCATCTCCCCCGAGCACCGCATCACCGTGGTCAACGCCGAGGCGGGACGGCTGCTGGGTGTGGCGGAGCCCGCCCGGCTCGTGGGGACCCCGCTGGCCGAGGCGGGCCTGCCGGCGTCCTTCGCGGCGCTGCTCGCCGCGGCGACCCCCGCGTCCCCGGCCGTGGAGCAGGTCGTCGGCCGGCACGTGCTGATCCTCTCCGCCCGCGCCGTCCGGCCCGACCGCCCGGGCCTGCCCCCGCTGGGCTGGGTGGTCCTGATCCGGGACCGCACCGAGCTGCAGTCCCTGACCCGCCAGCTCGACGCCGTCGGCGCCCTCAGCACCGCCCTGCGCGCCCAGCGCCACGAGTTCGCCAACCGCCTGCACACCATCGCGGGGCTGCTCGCGATCGGCGACGCCGAGGAGGCCCGCCGGTACGTGGCCGAGGTCACCGAGACCGGCCCCCTCAGCTACCCCGCCGAGGGGGCCCAGCTGCTGCGCGACCCCTACCTGCAGGCGTTCCTGGGGGCCAAGAGCGTCGAGGCCGCCGAGCGCGGCGTGAGCCTGCGCATCGGCGCCGACACCCTCGTCCGCGGCCGCATCACGGACCCGCAGGACGTCACCACCGTGATCGGCAGCCTCGTGGACAACGCCGTCCGCGCCGCCGTCCAGGGCGCGGCGGGAGACCGCTGGGTCGAGGTCGAGCTGCTCGACGACTGGACCGGCGGGGAGGGCACCCTGCACCTCGTCGTGGCCGACTCCGGCGACGGGCTCCCCGTGGCGGACCCCGAGCCGATCTTCGCCCAGGGCTGGTCCACCGCCGTTCCCGCCGGCGGATCCGGGGACGAGGGCGCAGCGCCGTTCGCCGTGCTGCCCGACGTCCACGGCCAGGGCTTCGGCCTGTCCCTGAGCCGGGAGCTGGCCCGCCGGCGCGGCGGAGAGGTGTGGGTGGCCGATCCCGGACGCCCCGGCGGGCCGGGAGCCGTCTTCTGCGCCCGCCTGCCCGGTACCGTGGTCCGCGACCCCGGGCCCGGGGCCGACGTCGGCGGCGAACGGTCCGCCGGCAGATCAGGAGGTGCAGGATGA
- a CDS encoding FadR/GntR family transcriptional regulator translates to MAGPNRIDRVERPRLYEQVVERLLDHVIQDRLETGDRLPPERDLADSLGVSRATVAQALVALEVLGVIDVQHGSGAVLRYRPSSAVVLRGLREHADRLPDIVDARSAVETKIAALAAARRTPEDLSAIEHALALMAQDIAGGGRGLEGDELFHAAVTAAAHSSVLARMMTEISGLVRETRIESLSQQGRPERSLESHRTIVDAIRDREPERAARAMAEHIELVSDVAVLRPE, encoded by the coding sequence ATGGCAGGGCCCAACAGGATCGACCGGGTGGAACGCCCTCGACTCTACGAGCAGGTGGTGGAGCGGCTGCTGGACCACGTCATCCAGGACCGGCTCGAGACCGGCGACCGGCTCCCCCCGGAGCGGGACCTCGCCGACAGCCTGGGCGTCTCCCGGGCCACCGTCGCCCAGGCCCTGGTGGCCCTGGAGGTGCTCGGGGTGATCGACGTGCAGCACGGCAGCGGGGCGGTGCTGCGCTACCGGCCCTCCAGCGCCGTGGTGCTGCGGGGACTGCGCGAGCACGCCGATCGGCTGCCGGACATCGTCGACGCCCGCAGCGCCGTGGAGACCAAGATCGCCGCCCTGGCCGCGGCCCGGCGCACCCCCGAGGACCTGTCCGCCATCGAGCACGCCCTGGCGCTCATGGCGCAGGACATCGCCGGCGGCGGCCGCGGGCTGGAGGGCGACGAGCTGTTCCACGCCGCGGTCACCGCCGCCGCCCACTCCTCGGTCCTGGCCCGGATGATGACCGAGATCTCCGGACTCGTGCGGGAGACCCGCATCGAGTCCCTGAGCCAGCAGGGCCGCCCCGAACGGTCCCTGGAGTCCCACCGGACGATCGTGGACGCCATCCGCGACCGGGAGCCCGAGCGGGCGGCCCGCGCGATGGCCGAGCACATCGAGCTCGTCTCCGACGTCGCGGTGCTCCGCCCCGAGTGA
- a CDS encoding dihydrofolate reductase family protein: MSRTQYYVAASADGYIADRENHLDWLLQYGFEAYQEHYDAFLADVGALAMGASTYEFVLDQGDWAYGDLPVWVFTHRELPRPAGADLTFVSGPVTMHAEALVAAAGERNLWVVGGGKLAAQFADAGLLDELWLTYMPIVLGGGHPVLPTAAARDLRLQRTTHFEGGAVELRYVLEGPDRQVWPE, encoded by the coding sequence ATGAGCAGAACGCAGTACTACGTGGCGGCCAGCGCCGACGGGTACATCGCCGACCGGGAGAACCACCTCGACTGGCTGCTGCAGTACGGCTTCGAGGCCTATCAGGAGCACTACGACGCGTTCCTGGCCGACGTCGGCGCGCTCGCGATGGGCGCGAGCACGTACGAGTTCGTCCTCGACCAGGGGGACTGGGCCTACGGGGACCTGCCGGTCTGGGTCTTCACCCACCGCGAGCTGCCGCGGCCGGCGGGAGCGGACCTGACGTTCGTCAGCGGACCGGTCACGATGCACGCCGAGGCCCTGGTCGCCGCCGCGGGCGAGCGGAACCTGTGGGTGGTGGGCGGCGGGAAGCTCGCGGCCCAGTTCGCGGACGCCGGTCTGCTCGACGAGCTGTGGCTGACCTACATGCCGATCGTGCTGGGCGGAGGACATCCCGTCCTGCCGACCGCAGCGGCGCGCGACCTGCGGCTCCAGCGCACCACCCACTTCGAGGGCGGCGCCGTGGAGCTGCGCTACGTCCTGGAGGGCCCGGACCGGCAGGTGTGGCCGGAGTAG
- a CDS encoding enoyl-CoA hydratase/isomerase family protein has product MTAQPLPEMSTGALEVRREGPVAWVVLDRPDRRNALSPAMWAALPGVLEKLDADPGVRVIGLRGAGGVFSAGADIAEVFECLGEPGTGLPRGGLLTEAEAALAAVHKPTVAALEGYCMGGAWMLAGACDLRIATASLRIGLTPARIGIVFPASGIQRLVRLVGPGTASYLLLTGDTVTAADAERWGMLTRVVEDAGFETALEQVVTDLTGRSQLSVQAHKHLIGLATPGEGEAAGLGADEISEALFREVLDGPDARIGQRAFLAKETPRFRWAGEDFWAARSGAAGKGREHRASIIRGRWPRRSARP; this is encoded by the coding sequence ATGACCGCTCAGCCCCTCCCCGAGATGTCCACCGGCGCCCTGGAGGTCCGGCGGGAAGGACCCGTGGCCTGGGTGGTCCTCGACCGCCCCGACCGGCGCAACGCGCTGTCCCCGGCGATGTGGGCGGCCCTGCCGGGCGTGCTGGAGAAGCTGGACGCCGACCCCGGCGTGCGGGTGATCGGGCTGCGCGGGGCGGGCGGGGTGTTCTCCGCCGGGGCCGACATCGCCGAGGTGTTCGAGTGCCTGGGGGAGCCCGGCACCGGGCTGCCCCGCGGCGGGCTGCTCACCGAGGCCGAGGCGGCCCTGGCCGCGGTGCACAAGCCCACCGTGGCGGCCCTGGAGGGGTACTGCATGGGCGGGGCCTGGATGCTGGCGGGCGCCTGCGACCTGCGCATCGCCACGGCCTCCCTGCGCATCGGACTGACCCCGGCCCGGATCGGCATCGTGTTCCCGGCCTCCGGGATCCAGCGCCTGGTCCGCCTGGTGGGCCCCGGCACGGCCTCCTACCTGCTGCTCACCGGCGACACCGTCACCGCCGCCGACGCCGAGCGGTGGGGCATGCTCACCCGCGTGGTGGAGGACGCCGGCTTCGAGACGGCCCTGGAGCAGGTGGTCACGGACCTGACGGGGCGGTCCCAGCTCTCCGTGCAGGCCCACAAGCACCTGATCGGGCTGGCCACTCCGGGCGAGGGCGAGGCGGCCGGGCTCGGCGCCGACGAGATCTCCGAGGCCCTGTTCCGGGAAGTCCTCGACGGACCCGACGCCCGCATCGGGCAGCGCGCGTTCCTGGCCAAGGAGACGCCCCGCTTCCGCTGGGCCGGGGAGGACTTCTGGGCCGCCCGCTCCGGCGCCGCCGGGAAGGGCAGGGAGCACCGCGCGTCGATCATCCGTGGGCGGTGGCCGCGCCGCTCCGCCCGTCCCTGA
- a CDS encoding response regulator: MSDDLVVLVVDDDFHVGRLHAGFVNAVPGFTALTPVGTAEQAMRTVHAHQPDLVLLDVYLPDALGLDLLRALDVDVIMLTAAADPASVRTAVRRGALAYLIKPFPNERLARTLRAYARYRRLLTDRDALTQETVDRALHALHPGETASPGERTRSATEGSVLAALEAGVPLSAAEIARKVGISRATAQRYLSALAEDGSVEIQLRYGSTGRPEHRYGPAAS; encoded by the coding sequence ATGAGCGACGACCTGGTGGTCCTCGTGGTCGACGACGACTTCCACGTGGGACGGCTGCACGCCGGCTTCGTCAACGCCGTGCCGGGCTTCACGGCGCTGACCCCCGTGGGCACCGCCGAGCAGGCGATGCGCACCGTCCACGCCCACCAGCCCGACCTCGTGCTGCTGGACGTCTACCTGCCCGACGCGCTCGGCCTGGACCTGCTGCGGGCCCTCGACGTGGACGTCATCATGCTCACCGCGGCGGCCGACCCGGCCTCCGTGCGGACCGCCGTCCGCCGCGGCGCGCTCGCCTACCTCATCAAGCCGTTCCCGAACGAGCGGCTGGCGCGCACCCTGCGGGCCTACGCCCGGTACCGCCGGCTGCTCACCGACCGGGACGCGCTGACACAGGAGACCGTGGACCGCGCCCTGCACGCCCTGCACCCGGGCGAGACCGCCTCCCCCGGCGAGCGCACCCGGTCCGCGACGGAGGGCTCGGTCCTGGCGGCCCTGGAGGCCGGGGTGCCCCTCTCGGCCGCGGAGATCGCCCGGAAGGTCGGCATCTCCCGGGCCACCGCCCAGCGCTACCTCTCCGCACTGGCCGAGGACGGGTCGGTCGAGATCCAGCTCCGCTACGGGAGCACGGGCCGCCCGGAGCACCGCTACGGGCCCGCGGCCTCCTGA